In Triticum aestivum cultivar Chinese Spring chromosome 5B, IWGSC CS RefSeq v2.1, whole genome shotgun sequence, the following proteins share a genomic window:
- the LOC123116342 gene encoding putative F-box only protein 9 isoform X4, with protein sequence MEAMAMQPTKKKRVARLPQDIIELILVRLPVSNLLRCRVVCKQWDGIIQDRQFTMAHLRRARPRPLLFFQRGRASGKSFPSEAVLFDEAWSPSTRDVPVIEPDDFLCASCNGLVCLYSDKSTIKIANLATGECMHLAKPVKLHSRVDHHLFYSFGFSPATNEYKIMHFLPGEERHHVGGSFSVIQVYTLGGEKWRDVRTEQALSLFCVKQTGVVNADGAMYWLTKDEESSWRRAVVCFDLGDERQKLIRLPKVDFADPAFGNPLYRITEIDSKVSVAAVQARRDSGLARRLHVWTLDNKVKQSWIQKHSIELSALEILRPHFIYGDKIAMHSGNDDIYCHQLTSQKFTIDVTKLAKLLDFSPRWIGHMQSYMYVKSLVRLDAYKKAGIVRTPRRKEGWRLKKWEAWEHERSEVEELWRAGHGIQQRMHELARMMGVAISLNLPAPPDQDSPLRRLNWVEQRRVANMLKSHLEGLDAPWAVIAQAADAACGEKKKMTLAADHAKRKGEESEAGPSRPKRKRKPSSRFDSSMWTT encoded by the exons ATGGAAGCCATGGCGATGCAGCCAACAAAGAAGAAACGAGTGGCCAGATTGCCGCAAGATATCATCGAACTGATACTTGTGAGGCTTCCAGTGAGCAATCTGCTGCGGTGCCGTGTTGTCTGCAAGCAGTGGGATGGCATTATCCAGGATCGGCAGTTCACCATGGCACACCTCAGGCGTGCGCGGCCTCGCCCCCTTTTATTTTTTCAACGAGGCCGGGCTTCAGGCAAGTCCTTCCCTAGCGAAGCAGTCCTCTTTGATGAGGCCTGGTCGCCGTCGACACGGGATGTGCCCGTGATTGAGCCTGATGATTTCTTGTGCGCTTCGTGCAATGGCCTTGTTTGCTTGTACTCGGATAAATCAACCATCAAGATAGCCAACCTTGCCACCGGTGAATGTATGCACCTCGCCAAACCCGTGAAGCTTCACTCGAGGGTTGATCACCATTTGTTCTACAGCTTTGGTTTCAGCCCAGCCACAAATGAATACAAGATCATGCACTTTCTTCCGGGCGAGGAGCGCCACCACGTCGGTGGTTCCTTCAGTGTCATTCAAGTTTACACGCTGGGCGGTGAGAAGTGGAGGGACGTCAGAACTGAACAAGCTCTGAGCTTGTTCTGTGTGAAACAAACTGGGGTCGTCAATGCTGACGGAGCAATGTACTGGCTAACCAAAGACGAAGAAAGCAGCTGGCGACGGGCCGTCGTATGCTTTGATCTCGGAGATGAACGTCAGAAATTAATACGGTTGCCCAAAGTTGATTTTGCGGATCCTGCATTTGGTAATCCGCTATATCGGATCACGGAGATAGATTCCAAGGTGTCTGTGGCTGCTGTTCAAGCCAGAAGAGATTCCGGGCTTGCACGGAGGCTGCATGTTTGGACACTTGACAACAAGGTGAAGCAAAGCTGGATCCAGAAGCATAGTATTGAGTTATCAGCACTTGAAATTCTAAGACCGCATTTCATCTACGGGGATAAGATTGCCATGCATAGTGGTAACGATGACATATACTGCCATCAATTGACTAGCCAGAAATTTACGATTGACGTAACCAAGTTGGCAAAACTGTTAGATTTCAGCCCCCGCTGGATCGGGCATATGCAATCCTATATGTATGTGAAGTCACTTGTGCGGTTGGATGCATACAAGAAGGCCGGCATCGTGCGCACGCCAAGGCGAAAAGAGGGTTGGAGATTGAAGAAGTGGGAGGCGTGGGAACACGAACGCTCTGAGGTTGAGGAGCTGTGGAGAGCCGGCCATGGGATTCAGCAAAGGATGCAT GAACTGGCACGTATGATGGGCGTAGCCATCAGTCTGAACTTGCCTGCCCCGCCAGATCAG GATAGCCCCCTCCGACGGCTTAATTGGGTGGAGCAGAGGCGGGTGGCGAACATGCTGAAATCTCATCTTGAGGGTTTGGATGCTCCATGGGCG GTCATAGCGCAGGCAGCTGACGCGGCCTGTGGTGAGAAAAAGAAGATGACCCTAGCGGCAGACCACGCAAAG AGAAAAGGAGAGGAGAGCGAGGCCGGCCCATCAAGGCCCAAGCGGAAGAGGAAGCCCAGCTCCAGATTCGATTCGTCAATGTGGACAACCTGA
- the LOC123116342 gene encoding putative F-box only protein 9 isoform X3, which yields MEAMAMQPTKKKRVARLPQDIIELILVRLPVSNLLRCRVVCKQWDGIIQDRQFTMAHLRRARPRPLLFFQRGRASGKSFPSEAVLFDEAWSPSTRDVPVIEPDDFLCASCNGLVCLYSDKSTIKIANLATGECMHLAKPVKLHSRVDHHLFYSFGFSPATNEYKIMHFLPGEERHHVGGSFSVIQVYTLGGEKWRDVRTEQALSLFCVKQTGVVNADGAMYWLTKDEESSWRRAVVCFDLGDERQKLIRLPKVDFADPAFGNPLYRITEIDSKVSVAAVQARRDSGLARRLHVWTLDNKVKQSWIQKHSIELSALEILRPHFIYGDKIAMHSGNDDIYCHQLTSQKFTIDVTKLAKLLDFSPRWIGHMQSYMYVKSLVRLDAYKKAGIVRTPRRKEGWRLKKWEAWEHERSEVEELWRAGHGIQQRMHELARMMGVAISLNLPAPPDQDSPLRRLNWVEQRRVANMLKSHLEGLDAPWAVIAQAADAACGEKKKMTLAADHAKQRKGEESEAGPSRPKRKRKPSSRFDSSMWTT from the exons ATGGAAGCCATGGCGATGCAGCCAACAAAGAAGAAACGAGTGGCCAGATTGCCGCAAGATATCATCGAACTGATACTTGTGAGGCTTCCAGTGAGCAATCTGCTGCGGTGCCGTGTTGTCTGCAAGCAGTGGGATGGCATTATCCAGGATCGGCAGTTCACCATGGCACACCTCAGGCGTGCGCGGCCTCGCCCCCTTTTATTTTTTCAACGAGGCCGGGCTTCAGGCAAGTCCTTCCCTAGCGAAGCAGTCCTCTTTGATGAGGCCTGGTCGCCGTCGACACGGGATGTGCCCGTGATTGAGCCTGATGATTTCTTGTGCGCTTCGTGCAATGGCCTTGTTTGCTTGTACTCGGATAAATCAACCATCAAGATAGCCAACCTTGCCACCGGTGAATGTATGCACCTCGCCAAACCCGTGAAGCTTCACTCGAGGGTTGATCACCATTTGTTCTACAGCTTTGGTTTCAGCCCAGCCACAAATGAATACAAGATCATGCACTTTCTTCCGGGCGAGGAGCGCCACCACGTCGGTGGTTCCTTCAGTGTCATTCAAGTTTACACGCTGGGCGGTGAGAAGTGGAGGGACGTCAGAACTGAACAAGCTCTGAGCTTGTTCTGTGTGAAACAAACTGGGGTCGTCAATGCTGACGGAGCAATGTACTGGCTAACCAAAGACGAAGAAAGCAGCTGGCGACGGGCCGTCGTATGCTTTGATCTCGGAGATGAACGTCAGAAATTAATACGGTTGCCCAAAGTTGATTTTGCGGATCCTGCATTTGGTAATCCGCTATATCGGATCACGGAGATAGATTCCAAGGTGTCTGTGGCTGCTGTTCAAGCCAGAAGAGATTCCGGGCTTGCACGGAGGCTGCATGTTTGGACACTTGACAACAAGGTGAAGCAAAGCTGGATCCAGAAGCATAGTATTGAGTTATCAGCACTTGAAATTCTAAGACCGCATTTCATCTACGGGGATAAGATTGCCATGCATAGTGGTAACGATGACATATACTGCCATCAATTGACTAGCCAGAAATTTACGATTGACGTAACCAAGTTGGCAAAACTGTTAGATTTCAGCCCCCGCTGGATCGGGCATATGCAATCCTATATGTATGTGAAGTCACTTGTGCGGTTGGATGCATACAAGAAGGCCGGCATCGTGCGCACGCCAAGGCGAAAAGAGGGTTGGAGATTGAAGAAGTGGGAGGCGTGGGAACACGAACGCTCTGAGGTTGAGGAGCTGTGGAGAGCCGGCCATGGGATTCAGCAAAGGATGCAT GAACTGGCACGTATGATGGGCGTAGCCATCAGTCTGAACTTGCCTGCCCCGCCAGATCAG GATAGCCCCCTCCGACGGCTTAATTGGGTGGAGCAGAGGCGGGTGGCGAACATGCTGAAATCTCATCTTGAGGGTTTGGATGCTCCATGGGCG GTCATAGCGCAGGCAGCTGACGCGGCCTGTGGTGAGAAAAAGAAGATGACCCTAGCGGCAGACCACGCAAAG CAGAGAAAAGGAGAGGAGAGCGAGGCCGGCCCATCAAGGCCCAAGCGGAAGAGGAAGCCCAGCTCCAGATTCGATTCGTCAATGTGGACAACCTGA
- the LOC123116342 gene encoding putative F-box only protein 9 isoform X2: MEAMAMQPTKKKRVARLPQDIIELILVRLPVSNLLRCRVVCKQWDGIIQDRQFTMAHLRRARPRPLLFFQRGRASGKSFPSEAVLFDEAWSPSTRDVPVIEPDDFLCASCNGLVCLYSDKSTIKIANLATGECMHLAKPVKLHSRVDHHLFYSFGFSPATNEYKIMHFLPGEERHHVGGSFSVIQVYTLGGEKWRDVRTEQALSLFCVKQTGVVNADGAMYWLTKDEESSWRRAVVCFDLGDERQKLIRLPKVDFADPAFGNPLYRITEIDSKVSVAAVQARRDSGLARRLHVWTLDNKVKQSWIQKHSIELSALEILRPHFIYGDKIAMHSGNDDIYCHQLTSQKFTIDVTKLAKLLDFSPRWIGHMQSYMYVKSLVRLDAYKKAGIVRTPRRKEGWRLKKWEAWEHERSEVEELWRAGHGIQQRMHELARMMGVAISLNLPAPPDQQDSPLRRLNWVEQRRVANMLKSHLEGLDAPWAVIAQAADAACGEKKKMTLAADHAKRKGEESEAGPSRPKRKRKPSSRFDSSMWTT, from the exons ATGGAAGCCATGGCGATGCAGCCAACAAAGAAGAAACGAGTGGCCAGATTGCCGCAAGATATCATCGAACTGATACTTGTGAGGCTTCCAGTGAGCAATCTGCTGCGGTGCCGTGTTGTCTGCAAGCAGTGGGATGGCATTATCCAGGATCGGCAGTTCACCATGGCACACCTCAGGCGTGCGCGGCCTCGCCCCCTTTTATTTTTTCAACGAGGCCGGGCTTCAGGCAAGTCCTTCCCTAGCGAAGCAGTCCTCTTTGATGAGGCCTGGTCGCCGTCGACACGGGATGTGCCCGTGATTGAGCCTGATGATTTCTTGTGCGCTTCGTGCAATGGCCTTGTTTGCTTGTACTCGGATAAATCAACCATCAAGATAGCCAACCTTGCCACCGGTGAATGTATGCACCTCGCCAAACCCGTGAAGCTTCACTCGAGGGTTGATCACCATTTGTTCTACAGCTTTGGTTTCAGCCCAGCCACAAATGAATACAAGATCATGCACTTTCTTCCGGGCGAGGAGCGCCACCACGTCGGTGGTTCCTTCAGTGTCATTCAAGTTTACACGCTGGGCGGTGAGAAGTGGAGGGACGTCAGAACTGAACAAGCTCTGAGCTTGTTCTGTGTGAAACAAACTGGGGTCGTCAATGCTGACGGAGCAATGTACTGGCTAACCAAAGACGAAGAAAGCAGCTGGCGACGGGCCGTCGTATGCTTTGATCTCGGAGATGAACGTCAGAAATTAATACGGTTGCCCAAAGTTGATTTTGCGGATCCTGCATTTGGTAATCCGCTATATCGGATCACGGAGATAGATTCCAAGGTGTCTGTGGCTGCTGTTCAAGCCAGAAGAGATTCCGGGCTTGCACGGAGGCTGCATGTTTGGACACTTGACAACAAGGTGAAGCAAAGCTGGATCCAGAAGCATAGTATTGAGTTATCAGCACTTGAAATTCTAAGACCGCATTTCATCTACGGGGATAAGATTGCCATGCATAGTGGTAACGATGACATATACTGCCATCAATTGACTAGCCAGAAATTTACGATTGACGTAACCAAGTTGGCAAAACTGTTAGATTTCAGCCCCCGCTGGATCGGGCATATGCAATCCTATATGTATGTGAAGTCACTTGTGCGGTTGGATGCATACAAGAAGGCCGGCATCGTGCGCACGCCAAGGCGAAAAGAGGGTTGGAGATTGAAGAAGTGGGAGGCGTGGGAACACGAACGCTCTGAGGTTGAGGAGCTGTGGAGAGCCGGCCATGGGATTCAGCAAAGGATGCAT GAACTGGCACGTATGATGGGCGTAGCCATCAGTCTGAACTTGCCTGCCCCGCCAGATCAG CAGGATAGCCCCCTCCGACGGCTTAATTGGGTGGAGCAGAGGCGGGTGGCGAACATGCTGAAATCTCATCTTGAGGGTTTGGATGCTCCATGGGCG GTCATAGCGCAGGCAGCTGACGCGGCCTGTGGTGAGAAAAAGAAGATGACCCTAGCGGCAGACCACGCAAAG AGAAAAGGAGAGGAGAGCGAGGCCGGCCCATCAAGGCCCAAGCGGAAGAGGAAGCCCAGCTCCAGATTCGATTCGTCAATGTGGACAACCTGA
- the LOC123116342 gene encoding putative F-box only protein 9 isoform X1 — translation MEAMAMQPTKKKRVARLPQDIIELILVRLPVSNLLRCRVVCKQWDGIIQDRQFTMAHLRRARPRPLLFFQRGRASGKSFPSEAVLFDEAWSPSTRDVPVIEPDDFLCASCNGLVCLYSDKSTIKIANLATGECMHLAKPVKLHSRVDHHLFYSFGFSPATNEYKIMHFLPGEERHHVGGSFSVIQVYTLGGEKWRDVRTEQALSLFCVKQTGVVNADGAMYWLTKDEESSWRRAVVCFDLGDERQKLIRLPKVDFADPAFGNPLYRITEIDSKVSVAAVQARRDSGLARRLHVWTLDNKVKQSWIQKHSIELSALEILRPHFIYGDKIAMHSGNDDIYCHQLTSQKFTIDVTKLAKLLDFSPRWIGHMQSYMYVKSLVRLDAYKKAGIVRTPRRKEGWRLKKWEAWEHERSEVEELWRAGHGIQQRMHELARMMGVAISLNLPAPPDQQDSPLRRLNWVEQRRVANMLKSHLEGLDAPWAVIAQAADAACGEKKKMTLAADHAKQRKGEESEAGPSRPKRKRKPSSRFDSSMWTT, via the exons ATGGAAGCCATGGCGATGCAGCCAACAAAGAAGAAACGAGTGGCCAGATTGCCGCAAGATATCATCGAACTGATACTTGTGAGGCTTCCAGTGAGCAATCTGCTGCGGTGCCGTGTTGTCTGCAAGCAGTGGGATGGCATTATCCAGGATCGGCAGTTCACCATGGCACACCTCAGGCGTGCGCGGCCTCGCCCCCTTTTATTTTTTCAACGAGGCCGGGCTTCAGGCAAGTCCTTCCCTAGCGAAGCAGTCCTCTTTGATGAGGCCTGGTCGCCGTCGACACGGGATGTGCCCGTGATTGAGCCTGATGATTTCTTGTGCGCTTCGTGCAATGGCCTTGTTTGCTTGTACTCGGATAAATCAACCATCAAGATAGCCAACCTTGCCACCGGTGAATGTATGCACCTCGCCAAACCCGTGAAGCTTCACTCGAGGGTTGATCACCATTTGTTCTACAGCTTTGGTTTCAGCCCAGCCACAAATGAATACAAGATCATGCACTTTCTTCCGGGCGAGGAGCGCCACCACGTCGGTGGTTCCTTCAGTGTCATTCAAGTTTACACGCTGGGCGGTGAGAAGTGGAGGGACGTCAGAACTGAACAAGCTCTGAGCTTGTTCTGTGTGAAACAAACTGGGGTCGTCAATGCTGACGGAGCAATGTACTGGCTAACCAAAGACGAAGAAAGCAGCTGGCGACGGGCCGTCGTATGCTTTGATCTCGGAGATGAACGTCAGAAATTAATACGGTTGCCCAAAGTTGATTTTGCGGATCCTGCATTTGGTAATCCGCTATATCGGATCACGGAGATAGATTCCAAGGTGTCTGTGGCTGCTGTTCAAGCCAGAAGAGATTCCGGGCTTGCACGGAGGCTGCATGTTTGGACACTTGACAACAAGGTGAAGCAAAGCTGGATCCAGAAGCATAGTATTGAGTTATCAGCACTTGAAATTCTAAGACCGCATTTCATCTACGGGGATAAGATTGCCATGCATAGTGGTAACGATGACATATACTGCCATCAATTGACTAGCCAGAAATTTACGATTGACGTAACCAAGTTGGCAAAACTGTTAGATTTCAGCCCCCGCTGGATCGGGCATATGCAATCCTATATGTATGTGAAGTCACTTGTGCGGTTGGATGCATACAAGAAGGCCGGCATCGTGCGCACGCCAAGGCGAAAAGAGGGTTGGAGATTGAAGAAGTGGGAGGCGTGGGAACACGAACGCTCTGAGGTTGAGGAGCTGTGGAGAGCCGGCCATGGGATTCAGCAAAGGATGCAT GAACTGGCACGTATGATGGGCGTAGCCATCAGTCTGAACTTGCCTGCCCCGCCAGATCAG CAGGATAGCCCCCTCCGACGGCTTAATTGGGTGGAGCAGAGGCGGGTGGCGAACATGCTGAAATCTCATCTTGAGGGTTTGGATGCTCCATGGGCG GTCATAGCGCAGGCAGCTGACGCGGCCTGTGGTGAGAAAAAGAAGATGACCCTAGCGGCAGACCACGCAAAG CAGAGAAAAGGAGAGGAGAGCGAGGCCGGCCCATCAAGGCCCAAGCGGAAGAGGAAGCCCAGCTCCAGATTCGATTCGTCAATGTGGACAACCTGA
- the LOC123116342 gene encoding putative F-box only protein 9 isoform X5, with translation MEAMAMQPTKKKRVARLPQDIIELILVRLPVSNLLRCRVVCKQWDGIIQDRQFTMAHLRRARPRPLLFFQRGRASGKSFPSEAVLFDEAWSPSTRDVPVIEPDDFLCASCNGLVCLYSDKSTIKIANLATGECMHLAKPVKLHSRVDHHLFYSFGFSPATNEYKIMHFLPGEERHHVGGSFSVIQVYTLGGEKWRDVRTEQALSLFCVKQTGVVNADGAMYWLTKDEESSWRRAVVCFDLGDERQKLIRLPKVDFADPAFGNPLYRITEIDSKVSVAAVQARRDSGLARRLHVWTLDNKVKQSWIQKHSIELSALEILRPHFIYGDKIAMHSDFSPRWIGHMQSYMYVKSLVRLDAYKKAGIVRTPRRKEGWRLKKWEAWEHERSEVEELWRAGHGIQQRMHELARMMGVAISLNLPAPPDQQDSPLRRLNWVEQRRVANMLKSHLEGLDAPWAVIAQAADAACGEKKKMTLAADHAKQRKGEESEAGPSRPKRKRKPSSRFDSSMWTT, from the exons ATGGAAGCCATGGCGATGCAGCCAACAAAGAAGAAACGAGTGGCCAGATTGCCGCAAGATATCATCGAACTGATACTTGTGAGGCTTCCAGTGAGCAATCTGCTGCGGTGCCGTGTTGTCTGCAAGCAGTGGGATGGCATTATCCAGGATCGGCAGTTCACCATGGCACACCTCAGGCGTGCGCGGCCTCGCCCCCTTTTATTTTTTCAACGAGGCCGGGCTTCAGGCAAGTCCTTCCCTAGCGAAGCAGTCCTCTTTGATGAGGCCTGGTCGCCGTCGACACGGGATGTGCCCGTGATTGAGCCTGATGATTTCTTGTGCGCTTCGTGCAATGGCCTTGTTTGCTTGTACTCGGATAAATCAACCATCAAGATAGCCAACCTTGCCACCGGTGAATGTATGCACCTCGCCAAACCCGTGAAGCTTCACTCGAGGGTTGATCACCATTTGTTCTACAGCTTTGGTTTCAGCCCAGCCACAAATGAATACAAGATCATGCACTTTCTTCCGGGCGAGGAGCGCCACCACGTCGGTGGTTCCTTCAGTGTCATTCAAGTTTACACGCTGGGCGGTGAGAAGTGGAGGGACGTCAGAACTGAACAAGCTCTGAGCTTGTTCTGTGTGAAACAAACTGGGGTCGTCAATGCTGACGGAGCAATGTACTGGCTAACCAAAGACGAAGAAAGCAGCTGGCGACGGGCCGTCGTATGCTTTGATCTCGGAGATGAACGTCAGAAATTAATACGGTTGCCCAAAGTTGATTTTGCGGATCCTGCATTTGGTAATCCGCTATATCGGATCACGGAGATAGATTCCAAGGTGTCTGTGGCTGCTGTTCAAGCCAGAAGAGATTCCGGGCTTGCACGGAGGCTGCATGTTTGGACACTTGACAACAAGGTGAAGCAAAGCTGGATCCAGAAGCATAGTATTGAGTTATCAGCACTTGAAATTCTAAGACCGCATTTCATCTACGGGGATAAGATTGCCATGCATAGTG ATTTCAGCCCCCGCTGGATCGGGCATATGCAATCCTATATGTATGTGAAGTCACTTGTGCGGTTGGATGCATACAAGAAGGCCGGCATCGTGCGCACGCCAAGGCGAAAAGAGGGTTGGAGATTGAAGAAGTGGGAGGCGTGGGAACACGAACGCTCTGAGGTTGAGGAGCTGTGGAGAGCCGGCCATGGGATTCAGCAAAGGATGCAT GAACTGGCACGTATGATGGGCGTAGCCATCAGTCTGAACTTGCCTGCCCCGCCAGATCAG CAGGATAGCCCCCTCCGACGGCTTAATTGGGTGGAGCAGAGGCGGGTGGCGAACATGCTGAAATCTCATCTTGAGGGTTTGGATGCTCCATGGGCG GTCATAGCGCAGGCAGCTGACGCGGCCTGTGGTGAGAAAAAGAAGATGACCCTAGCGGCAGACCACGCAAAG CAGAGAAAAGGAGAGGAGAGCGAGGCCGGCCCATCAAGGCCCAAGCGGAAGAGGAAGCCCAGCTCCAGATTCGATTCGTCAATGTGGACAACCTGA